Within Cucumis melo cultivar AY chromosome 4, USDA_Cmelo_AY_1.0, whole genome shotgun sequence, the genomic segment gcttcaaatttaacgatcgtgttgactatgctTAATGATCGTGCTAACCATGACAAACAATTGTATTGattatggtaaacgatcgtgttgtttaatgtaaatgatcgttaaaaGCTTTAAATCTAATGATCGTGTTGACTTTTGTAAACGGTCATTTAGATAATATCAacatgatcatgtagttcttttaaAATGATGGGATCAAAAGGGCTTCAAATTGAAATAATTGTGTTGACCATGTTAAACGAGCATTaagatcatgtcaaaatgatatttaaacaataTTAATATTCTCAAATACGAAGAAGACGAAGTAGCTTAAAAAAATCTGGGCGAAAATGGTAAAAGTGAAATATGAGATTTAAAcagaaaaataaatcatttaaaaatataagaaagaaaattcagaagaatagacgaagaaatatggaagagatagataaatagataaatatataattgatttagttaataataaaaatattaattttcataGCATGTATTTTAAAAGGTTAGTAGATTTAAATATTATCTAAATTGTCAACCATAGAGGGTGAACTGTTTCTACGAAACTAGATGTTTAAATTCTTATACTATATGTTCCACTTGTGAAATTTaacgaaaaaaaatgtttaaatgtaatttcttttaattaaacctaaaaaaaaaaaagaagaaaaggagagaaGGTGGGAAGGGAATAATTGGATGAAGGAAGGTTGAATTTGTAAGCCGACAGCAACCTTTTAACCAAAATCACTCCGTATAAAAGTTACTTCTtactaaaaacaaaacaaaaccaaaacaattattgttattattattctccCTATTTAAACAAATTActttcattatttttaaattaagttaaatttaaaagGTGATACTTAAACAAGGAGTGAATATGATAGATCGAAAAATCTAGTCGATTGATTGAACCAAAATTGGTTGGTCGTGTTGATATTCGTTGACTTTTACTTCTCAACAATCAAGATCgatttgaacatttactaaatCAACCATAATCGATTTGGTTAAAACATTGACTCTAATGAACCATTACACACCtaaatttaattgttgaaaatattttcaaataacaAAATGTTACGAGTTTGTAGATAGACAGTAAttaataaattagattgttaaATATTTcgatttatttttacttttgatAATTGGTTagaatattagaaaaaaataaatagacaaaTATAGAAACAAAAATTTGTAATAAATTATGCGAAAAGTTCACAAATAAACAAAACTTAGAGCCAACATCAAGTATTTTTTTacataataacaacaataagttaaaaaaaaagaaaagaaaagaaaaagaaaccaaTTAATGTATAAAACGCTCACAAAATTGGACAAAATTGAACTTTTAAGATGGTTTacttatttaaaaatagaattaatTTTAACAAGTAAGTAAATAAACATACATGTGATATGAAAGgaagaattttatttttttttagagttCCAAATACACCCACTTTTTTCTCACCAAATTACAATCAGCCCCTAagtttctctctctaaaatttgttaaaaaggCCCACAAACTTCCCCTTTTCTTAAAAACCCCTTTCTTTAAATTCCCATTTTCTCATTTCActgaaataaattaaaaaacaaaaaaagtcatTTCCAAAATTCCCTCCTTCTCCTCCCCCAATGACGGACAGAGTCCACCCCAACGCCGCCGCCGCTGCCGCTGCCGCCAACGCCGCTCCGGCCCCTCCCAAGGCCGCTCCATTTCCCCCCACCAAGTCTCAACTCTACGGCGCCACTCGCCCTGCCTACCGTCCTCAACCACACCACCGCCGTCGCCACAGCCGTAGTTGCTGCTGCTCCGCTTGCCTTTGGTTATCCCTCACTATCATCCTCCTAATCTTCCTCCTCGCCATTGCTTCCGCGGTCGTTTACCTCATCTACCGCCCTCACCGACCGTCTTTCTCCGTCTCAGCCGTGAAACTCTCTCAGTTCAACATCACTTCCTCTTCACTCCTCAATTCCAAGTTCGATCTCAACGTTTCCGCTAGAAACCCTAACAAAAAGCTCGTGTTCACTTACAATCCAGTCTCGATTTCAATATTCTCAAACGAAATAGATATCGGACATGGAGTATTGCCTGGGTTCGTGCACGAAACGAAAAACACGACGCTATTGAAAACCTCGATTATCAGTAAAGGGCAACAACTGGATAGTTCGTCGGAAAGTACCTTGAAGAGTAGTATGAAAAGCAAGAAAGGTTTGCCATTACAGATTCAGCTCGATACGAAGGTGAAACTGAAGATGGGAGCACTTAAAACCCCTAAAATCGGAATTAGAGTTACTTGTGATGGAATTTCTGTAAACGTTCCAACCGGTAAATCTCCGGCCACCGCCTCAACTTCCGGTGCAAAATGTAAGGTTGATCTTAGAATAAAGATCTGGAAATGGACgatctaaaagaaaaatggaagaacgaCAAGAACACGatgaacaagaagaagaaaaaaaggtctccggttttattttattttattattattactttttttttttgtatttttcttttcccgAAATTAAATTTTCGTCATCTCCgattatatactttttttttctctaaactttggtaacatttttttttttgtttaaatactTAGAATATTTTTTGTAAATGGAATTAAGTCTGATGATTGAATTGTGGGTAAGAATTtgattttctctcttttttttttttttttttgaatttttggatttttgaatttgattatCAATAATATTGCAACTATTTTGATTAGATGTAAGTTGTAGAGTTGGAGATAATATTAGGGGATATAGTAAAGTTTTAATGTAATTAATTggttaataaagaaaaaaaaaagaaaagaaaagagaaaggcttataataaaataaatgataatTAGGTGATATGTTATGTAGTTGTTGAAAAATACAGAATTAAATTGGCTGGCTTTACGACTTAATTATTCTTTGGTGTAAAGAACGTGTAAGGGTAAGGCTAcctgtttttatttatttattattattatttggctTTTTTGAAATGGAATTTTGGACAGAGAAAATGGACATATTTAAAAAGACAGAAGCTGGCCATGTGATAATCCAGAGGTTTATTCCACGAGAAGGAATTCTTTTGAAACAAAGCCACTAAGTTTGTGAAACAATCATCGTAACATAAGCATGTCCATCttaaaacgagaaaaaaaaaaggtaaagttATGAATAGTTTTTAAGTAAATGAAATGTTGTGGTGATGAGATAAttagtttgaaaaataattaaagatagATAGAGTGGACTTGGTTTTCAAAATGAGTGGGTGGACACAGccaaaagttaaaaaagagtcataatctaaaatttgttatgtaatgaaattaattaaatgaagCAATTTTAATTTGTTGTGTATGAGCTGTATccacaaatatattatatatatcgcataagttttgttttaattagaaaagaaaatactttatatatatatatataaagagaaATGTGTCGGTGGAGGCGTGGAAGGACttctatttaatttaatttactttccttttctttccgTGTTTGAATTATTGTGGTTCTCCTTTCTGCAATTTGGTCCCACTCCCTAACATCCCCATACACACCAATAatacatatacacacacatacacaccaatatttatatatatatattggtgtgcgttca encodes:
- the LOC103490023 gene encoding NDR1/HIN1-like protein 13, whose protein sequence is MTDRVHPNAAAAAAAANAAPAPPKAAPFPPTKSQLYGATRPAYRPQPHHRRRHSRSCCCSACLWLSLTIILLIFLLAIASAVVYLIYRPHRPSFSVSAVKLSQFNITSSSLLNSKFDLNVSARNPNKKLVFTYNPVSISIFSNEIDIGHGVLPGFVHETKNTTLLKTSIISKGQQLDSSSESTLKSSMKSKKGLPLQIQLDTKVKLKMGALKTPKIGIRVTCDGISVNVPTGKSPATASTSGAKCKVDLRIKIWKWTI